In Marinibacterium anthonyi, the DNA window CAGTCCAAGATACCAGTCCACGCCGCCTGCCTCTGCCTGACCCGCCCGGGCCCGGCCCCTGCCAGGTCCCGGTTCGCGAACAGGATTTCGTCATGCCACCCCGGTGACACAAGCGCAAGCATGACGGTCCTGCGGCAATGCCCCACCCTTGCCGCCGTGCCCGTTCCGTGCCACCAGAAGCACCATTCGACAGAATGGAAAGGTTCACCCCATGATCCCCACCGTCGCGCCCTATCCCTTCGCCCGCCTGCGCCGTGCCCGCCAGACGCCCGCCATACGCGGCCTGGTCCGTGAAAACGCGCTCAAGGCCGAAGACCTGATCTGGCCCGTGTTCGTCCGCGACGGCGAAGGGATCGAGGAACCGGTGCCGTCCATGCCCGGTGTCGTGCGCCGGTCCGTCGACCTGATCGCCCAGGCCGCGCGCGGCGCCTTTGACTCGGGCGTGCCGGCGATCTGCGTCTTTCCCTATACCGCGCTGAAAGACCGGACCGAAGATTGCGCCATGGCCTGGTCGCCCGACAACGTGGCCAACCGCGCCATCCGCGCCATCAAGGCCGAAGTGCCTGAAATGGCGGTGATGACCGATGTCGCGCTGGATCCCTACAACATCAACGGCCACGACGGGTTTGTCGTGGACGGCCAGATCCTGAACGACGAAACCGTCGAGGCGCTGGTCAGGATGTCGCTGGCCCAGGCCGACAGCGGCGCCGACATCATCGGCCCGTCGGACATGATGGACGGGCGCATCGGCGCGATCCGCCAGGCGCTGGAAACCGGCGGTCACCGCAACGTGATGATCCTGTCCTATGCCGCCAAATACGCATCCGCCTTCTACGGACCGTTCCGCGACGCCGTGGGCGCATCCGGCGCGCTGACCGGCGACAAGAACACCTACCAGATGGATCCGGCCAATTCCGACGAGGCCCTGCGCCTGGTCGCCCGCGACCTGAACGAAGGCGCCGACATGGTCATGGTCAAGCCCGGCATGCCCTACCTGGACATCTGCCGCCGGGTTAAGGACAGCTTTGGCGTGCCCACCTTCGCCTACCAGGTGTCGGGCGAATACGCGATGATCATGGCCGCCGCCCAGAACGGCTGGATCGACGGCGACAAGATCATGATGGAAAGCCTGATGGGCTTCAAACGCGCCGGCTGCGACGGAATCCTGACCTATTTCGCCCC includes these proteins:
- the hemB gene encoding Delta-aminolevulinic acid dehydratase, whose protein sequence is MIPTVAPYPFARLRRARQTPAIRGLVRENALKAEDLIWPVFVRDGEGIEEPVPSMPGVVRRSVDLIAQAARGAFDSGVPAICVFPYTALKDRTEDCAMAWSPDNVANRAIRAIKAEVPEMAVMTDVALDPYNINGHDGFVVDGQILNDETVEALVRMSLAQADSGADIIGPSDMMDGRIGAIRQALETGGHRNVMILSYAAKYASAFYGPFRDAVGASGALTGDKNTYQMDPANSDEALRLVARDLNEGADMVMVKPGMPYLDICRRVKDSFGVPTFAYQVSGEYAMIMAAAQNGWIDGDKIMMESLMGFKRAGCDGILTYFAPKVAPLL